A window from Candidatus Paceibacterota bacterium encodes these proteins:
- a CDS encoding ThiF family adenylyltransferase — protein MSHRLIDLNDDLRKLRDAGFNVDIHAGHLIVRDIPYVNDKRQVCRDGILVTSLDLNGDITNRPGDHTIKFVGDHPCSSDGQLIAGIKHNSDLVRISESITTRHSFSSKPPRGHYENYYEKIKTYAAIIEGHASVIDQSATSKTYQVVVPEDDNSPFQYIDTASARVDINMITQKLAVEKLAIVGLGGTGSYVLDFIAKTPVKEIHLFDGDKFSSHNAFRAPGAASIDDLHRQMFKVDYLKEIYSRMHKGIIAHPVPIDTTNIDQLDGMSHVFLCMDAGPAKKTIVEYLEQKDISFIDTGIGIYAKDEKLGGILRTTSSTSSNRENARSHISFVPTDQGANEYDKNIQVADLNALNAIQAVIKWKKMRGFYFDTKKENFSTYTIGGNMLLNDTDETD, from the coding sequence ATGTCACACAGACTAATCGATCTTAATGACGATCTTCGGAAACTCCGTGACGCAGGTTTTAATGTAGATATCCATGCTGGACATCTTATCGTCAGGGATATTCCATATGTAAACGACAAGCGTCAGGTTTGTCGTGACGGTATTTTGGTGACCAGTTTAGACTTGAATGGGGACATTACCAATCGTCCAGGCGATCATACAATCAAATTTGTTGGGGATCATCCGTGCTCGAGTGATGGCCAGCTTATTGCGGGTATTAAACATAACAGTGACCTTGTTCGAATAAGCGAGAGTATAACTACGCGGCACTCTTTTTCTAGTAAGCCTCCTCGCGGCCACTATGAAAACTACTATGAAAAGATAAAAACATATGCGGCAATAATAGAGGGTCACGCCTCAGTCATTGATCAATCAGCGACTTCGAAGACGTATCAGGTGGTGGTGCCCGAAGACGACAATTCACCTTTTCAATATATTGATACTGCGTCTGCTCGGGTAGATATAAATATGATTACTCAAAAACTCGCAGTAGAAAAGCTGGCGATAGTAGGGCTGGGTGGTACCGGTTCATATGTTCTTGATTTTATCGCTAAAACACCAGTCAAAGAAATTCATTTATTCGATGGTGATAAATTCTCATCACACAACGCTTTTCGAGCGCCTGGGGCAGCTTCGATAGACGATCTCCATAGGCAAATGTTTAAAGTAGACTATCTTAAAGAGATTTATTCTCGTATGCATAAAGGAATCATCGCTCACCCAGTGCCGATTGATACTACGAATATCGATCAGTTAGATGGCATGTCGCATGTATTTCTTTGTATGGATGCAGGTCCCGCAAAGAAAACCATAGTCGAGTACTTGGAACAGAAGGATATTTCGTTCATTGACACGGGAATTGGTATTTATGCCAAAGACGAAAAACTGGGTGGAATATTAAGGACAACATCCAGCACATCCAGTAATCGTGAAAATGCGCGGTCACATATCTCGTTTGTACCAACTGACCAAGGAGCAAATGAGTACGATAAAAATATCCAAGTAGCGGATCTCAATGCCCTTAATGCAATTCAAGCAGTTATTAAATGGAAAAAAATGCGTGGCTTCTATTTTGACACGAAGAAAGAAAACTTTAGTACATACACGATAGGAGGAAATATGTTGTTAAATGACACAGATGAAACCGACTAA
- a CDS encoding multiubiquitin domain-containing protein — protein MAHEKDYTIIVNGTEHVLSTDVVTFEQVVEIAFPGHPTTPDTIFSITFEKAHSKPHQGTLAAGGSVTVKKHGTVFDVTQTNRS, from the coding sequence ATGGCTCATGAAAAAGATTATACCATCATAGTGAACGGCACAGAACATGTGTTGTCAACTGATGTCGTGACTTTTGAACAAGTCGTTGAGATTGCTTTTCCTGGACATCCGACAACTCCAGACACAATCTTCTCAATCACCTTCGAGAAGGCACACAGTAAACCACATCAGGGTACGCTTGCCGCGGGCGGATCAGTGACCGTTAAAAAGCACGGTACCGTATTCGATGTCACACAGACTAATCGATCTTAA
- a CDS encoding GatB/YqeY domain-containing protein — protein sequence MTLHQNIKEQIKEAMRAKDTVRLDTLRGLNALFLNEMLAQKITTEFLPDEKVLALIKRSVKQRQDSIRQFEIGKRADLADKEKAELVILESFLPAGATKEEIMVVASKVIENLKKQGSFDAKAIGKITGQVMKELGGRADGNDVKIVLEGLVK from the coding sequence ATGACCCTACACCAAAACATCAAAGAGCAAATAAAAGAAGCTATGCGCGCCAAGGACACTGTTCGTCTAGACACTCTCCGAGGTTTGAATGCATTATTTTTGAATGAAATGCTGGCCCAAAAGATCACTACAGAATTTTTGCCAGATGAAAAAGTTTTAGCTCTCATCAAGAGGAGTGTAAAACAACGTCAAGATTCAATCCGACAATTCGAAATCGGTAAACGTGCAGATTTGGCTGATAAAGAAAAGGCTGAACTTGTGATCTTGGAATCATTCTTGCCAGCTGGTGCTACTAAAGAAGAAATAATGGTTGTTGCCAGTAAAGTCATTGAAAACCTCAAGAAACAAGGTTCTTTTGATGCAAAAGCTATCGGAAAGATCACTGGTCAAGTTATGAAGGAATTGGGTGGCAGAGCAGATGGTAATGATGTTAAGATTGTACTAGAGGGTTTGGTAAAATAA
- a CDS encoding ATP-binding protein, whose translation MDIISISLTLVSLITAGLSLFIIRGEDNASNKVFSLFILSISLWAFGLLMFRLTDNLEYALYYTRFYYITAAAIPFFFLNFSYTFPKKITLTIAQRFYIYLPFSLITLGILISPHFILQSVYFLESGIKSATVNTFGYTIYVIYFIASLVVAYSNLFKSFNKSNDHTVKIQLKFIFLGTILPYLIAMYFDLISPPYDYTHIWIGPLMAFIVAWVLLYAVYKHNLLNAKVITTEMFTACLWIFILVRVLLAETDQDRLLNIGLLILTIIVGSLLIRSVRQEVKHREKIELLATDLEKANTRLTELDRQKSEFVSFATHQLRGPLTAMKGYSSLILEGDMGEISTEVRNGVTRIFDSTNTLVNIVNDYLNLSRIELGAMKYAFETIDLKTMIEDVVAELKPNIDKTGVKLTFTAENHGIDYRTTADRDKLKQVVANIIDNSLKYTPSGSIDAKLSYDKSRHLFIFAVKDTGVGIAPETLPRLFQKFSRAENASKTNIRGTGLGLYVAKQMIEAHHGTIRAESPGEGKGATFIVELEPFAKA comes from the coding sequence ATGGACATAATTAGTATATCTCTTACACTTGTTTCTCTAATTACCGCAGGTCTAAGCTTGTTCATTATTAGGGGTGAAGATAATGCCTCAAATAAAGTCTTTTCTTTATTTATACTATCAATCAGTCTCTGGGCTTTTGGGCTTTTGATGTTCAGACTAACCGATAACCTAGAATACGCTCTTTATTACACACGTTTTTACTACATTACAGCAGCAGCAATTCCATTTTTCTTCTTAAATTTCTCATACACATTCCCTAAAAAAATCACCCTAACGATTGCCCAACGTTTCTACATATATTTACCTTTTTCGTTAATTACACTTGGAATACTGATCAGTCCCCACTTTATATTGCAATCGGTTTACTTTTTAGAAAGTGGCATTAAATCAGCCACCGTTAATACTTTTGGTTATACTATATATGTTATATATTTTATTGCATCTCTCGTTGTTGCTTATTCAAATTTATTTAAATCATTTAATAAAAGTAATGATCATACGGTAAAAATTCAATTAAAATTTATCTTTCTGGGTACAATACTTCCTTATCTTATAGCCATGTACTTTGACCTTATCTCTCCACCTTATGATTATACCCATATTTGGATTGGTCCTCTCATGGCATTTATTGTTGCTTGGGTACTTTTATACGCAGTTTATAAACATAATCTACTAAACGCCAAGGTCATTACCACAGAAATGTTTACTGCATGTCTGTGGATATTTATCTTAGTACGAGTACTACTTGCAGAGACAGATCAAGATCGTCTATTAAACATAGGTCTATTAATTCTTACTATTATAGTCGGTTCGTTACTTATAAGAAGCGTCCGACAAGAAGTCAAACACCGCGAAAAAATCGAACTTCTCGCAACCGACCTTGAAAAAGCCAACACGCGTCTGACGGAATTGGACCGTCAGAAATCCGAATTCGTTTCCTTTGCAACACATCAGTTGCGGGGACCACTTACGGCAATGAAGGGTTATTCATCTCTCATACTGGAGGGCGATATGGGTGAGATTTCTACAGAGGTTAGAAACGGTGTTACGAGAATATTTGATTCCACGAATACATTGGTGAACATTGTTAATGACTATTTGAACCTCAGCCGTATTGAGCTCGGGGCAATGAAGTACGCATTTGAAACGATAGATCTAAAGACGATGATAGAAGACGTGGTGGCTGAACTCAAACCAAACATTGATAAGACTGGCGTCAAACTCACGTTCACAGCCGAAAATCATGGCATAGATTACAGGACTACAGCAGATAGGGACAAACTCAAACAGGTTGTTGCCAACATTATTGATAACTCACTCAAATACACACCTTCCGGTTCTATTGACGCCAAACTTTCTTATGACAAGTCTCGCCACCTATTCATCTTCGCGGTCAAAGATACTGGCGTGGGCATCGCACCAGAAACATTACCTAGATTGTTCCAGAAGTTTTCTAGAGCCGAGAATGCAAGTAAGACAAACATCCGTGGTACTGGCTTGGGACTTTATGTGGCAAAACAAATGATAGAAGCTCATCACGGTACCATCCGTGCCGAATCTCCTGGAGAAGGGAAGGGTGCAACATTTATTGTTGAATTAGAACCTTTCGCAAAGGCATAG
- a CDS encoding class I SAM-dependent methyltransferase family protein, whose translation MNIIVDHDNDLTYETNGYLRRFFNSICIPVLNILPPKSNTLIRKSHKSVDEVVDNATTHKALELLYKKGHKKHSKSWPQKVMHKLWFGTNNSKAVRNRLQLVKRELRNTLMTLKQKDTPISILSIASGSARAVIESIVETNSMDKKISIIFLDKNPEALEYSKRLSEEHNLTSNSNCNLTWINGTAETFLRSVQDNKFDIVEMVGLLDYFIDEKAVSVFRNIKNVLNGSGIFITANISHNQEEKFLTDVIGWKMIYRSAEELGGLLLEAGFNEREIQLYYEPLEIHVVSVAKNK comes from the coding sequence ATGAATATTATCGTTGATCATGATAATGATTTGACGTACGAGACAAATGGTTATTTGCGTAGATTTTTCAATAGCATATGTATCCCAGTTTTAAACATATTGCCACCAAAGTCAAATACGTTAATTAGAAAGAGTCACAAATCTGTTGATGAGGTTGTAGATAATGCAACCACCCACAAGGCTCTTGAATTGTTATACAAAAAAGGACACAAGAAGCATTCAAAAAGTTGGCCACAAAAAGTTATGCATAAACTTTGGTTCGGTACTAATAATTCAAAAGCTGTGCGTAATAGACTGCAGCTTGTTAAAAGAGAACTAAGAAATACACTAATGACCCTTAAACAAAAAGATACACCAATTTCAATTTTAAGTATTGCTTCTGGCTCTGCAAGGGCCGTTATAGAATCTATAGTAGAAACCAATAGTATGGATAAAAAAATCTCAATAATTTTTCTTGATAAAAATCCTGAGGCTCTAGAATACAGCAAGAGACTCTCTGAGGAACATAATCTAACAAGTAACAGTAATTGCAATCTTACGTGGATTAATGGCACAGCGGAAACATTTCTTAGATCTGTACAAGATAACAAGTTCGATATTGTCGAAATGGTTGGATTACTAGATTATTTTATTGATGAAAAGGCTGTTTCTGTATTTAGGAATATAAAAAATGTTCTAAATGGTTCAGGAATATTTATAACAGCAAATATTAGTCATAATCAGGAAGAGAAATTTCTAACCGATGTGATTGGTTGGAAAATGATTTATCGTTCTGCAGAAGAATTAGGAGGACTTCTTTTAGAGGCTGGCTTTAACGAAAGAGAAATCCAGTTATATTACGAGCCTTTAGAAATTCACGTAGTATCAGTAGCAAAAAATAAGTAA
- a CDS encoding ATP-binding protein: MEINIYTTLVWFSAILIGSLDLVIFLGSSNPSSRAFTHSIFWVTIWITCVGLFVATSKDYQSAIFFSRMTYFLGSTIAASFLYFFLSYPEDRKISNWIKWSILTVQIIFAYLFLFTDTIVSKLFPISGNNFLGWGFGPLSPLFEIFFFGFFGTGIVILYYKFKKCTDLNTKANLKYMLWVIVVGATPPSLMCIILPRFGYYDLNWLGPVTELIWIPIFSYSIIKYRQMNVKAVTAEILAIAMTVILFINIFLNITSDLWLSVITFIAFITLAFYLIKSILLETRQAELLKDLNENLEAKVAEQTQEIRKSYDMEKHARRELEKLNETKDQFIMITQHHLRAPVTGIKCQLESILSGEHGDIDSKLRGSIADANAGAVRLTKIVNDFLAITAIKPGGNILNLASASLKPMIVDILAELYIDIEQKKLIVNYPEDEKSWPILMVDASKMRDALLIIIENAVRYNILGGRIEMKTSISGDSFELSVTDTGVGINPLDREKIFGNLFHRSEVARKANPMGMGVGLSVARAIVRAHHGELELVSEGEGRGTKVVVRVRGGGF; encoded by the coding sequence ATGGAAATTAATATTTATACAACACTTGTTTGGTTTTCAGCAATTTTGATTGGAAGTCTTGATTTGGTTATCTTTCTAGGAAGTAGCAACCCGTCTTCTCGTGCTTTTACTCATAGTATCTTTTGGGTAACAATATGGATTACGTGTGTAGGTCTTTTTGTTGCAACGTCTAAAGACTACCAAAGTGCAATATTTTTTTCTAGAATGACATATTTTCTAGGAAGTACCATTGCGGCTTCATTTTTATACTTCTTCCTAAGTTATCCTGAAGATAGAAAAATTAGTAACTGGATAAAATGGTCGATTTTAACTGTTCAGATTATTTTTGCATATCTATTTTTGTTTACAGACACCATAGTATCTAAGTTATTTCCAATTAGTGGTAATAATTTTTTGGGGTGGGGATTTGGTCCTTTATCACCTCTATTTGAGATTTTCTTTTTTGGATTTTTTGGAACTGGTATTGTGATTTTATATTACAAATTTAAGAAATGTACAGATTTAAATACAAAAGCAAATCTAAAATACATGCTTTGGGTTATTGTTGTCGGTGCAACGCCACCAAGTTTGATGTGTATTATTTTACCAAGATTCGGATACTACGATCTTAATTGGCTAGGGCCTGTAACAGAATTGATTTGGATACCAATATTTTCGTATTCCATCATCAAATACCGCCAGATGAACGTAAAGGCCGTAACGGCTGAAATTTTGGCTATTGCGATGACGGTTATTCTTTTCATTAACATCTTTCTCAATATAACTTCTGACTTATGGCTCAGCGTCATCACTTTTATCGCGTTTATCACCCTCGCCTTCTACCTCATCAAAAGTATTCTCCTTGAAACACGTCAGGCTGAATTGCTCAAAGACCTCAACGAAAACCTTGAGGCCAAAGTCGCCGAACAAACCCAAGAAATCCGCAAATCTTACGACATGGAAAAGCATGCTCGAAGGGAGTTGGAAAAGCTCAATGAGACAAAGGATCAGTTTATTATGATCACCCAACATCATTTGCGGGCACCAGTGACGGGTATCAAGTGCCAATTGGAGTCAATACTATCGGGTGAACATGGTGATATTGATTCGAAGTTGCGCGGTTCCATCGCAGATGCAAATGCTGGAGCGGTACGATTGACCAAAATAGTGAACGACTTTCTCGCCATAACAGCCATCAAGCCGGGTGGAAATATTTTGAATCTGGCATCGGCTAGTTTGAAACCTATGATTGTGGACATTCTCGCGGAACTGTATATAGATATTGAACAAAAGAAATTGATTGTGAATTATCCAGAAGATGAAAAGAGTTGGCCAATACTCATGGTTGATGCATCCAAGATGCGTGATGCCCTGCTCATCATCATAGAGAATGCAGTACGTTACAACATTCTCGGTGGGCGAATAGAGATGAAGACGAGTATTTCTGGTGACTCTTTTGAACTTTCTGTGACCGATACTGGCGTGGGTATCAATCCTCTAGACAGAGAAAAGATTTTCGGTAACCTCTTCCATCGCAGTGAAGTGGCTCGCAAAGCCAATCCTATGGGCATGGGCGTTGGATTATCGGTTGCGAGAGCTATTGTCCGAGCTCATCATGGTGAACTTGAACTGGTATCAGAGGGTGAAGGGAGAGGAACGAAGGTGGTGGTGAGGGTGAGGGGTGGAGGGTTTTAA
- a CDS encoding MazG nucleotide pyrophosphohydrolase domain-containing protein, which yields MKTLSEIQQEQSELLSGIEHPRLGNTLGLFEEVGEVAKEVTEIEMYGQAKKVELGKECADVLFSLLSLCDSYGINLSTEYVAKLEEIKKKVPEWRVKYGRVLDELRKKLD from the coding sequence ATGAAAACATTATCTGAAATACAACAAGAACAGAGCGAGTTGTTGAGTGGTATCGAACATCCACGCTTGGGAAATACTCTAGGTCTCTTCGAAGAAGTTGGGGAGGTGGCCAAGGAAGTGACTGAAATTGAGATGTATGGTCAAGCAAAGAAAGTTGAACTTGGAAAAGAATGCGCGGACGTTCTTTTCAGTTTACTTTCTCTATGTGATTCGTACGGTATCAATCTGTCCACCGAATACGTTGCAAAGCTCGAAGAAATTAAGAAAAAAGTTCCTGAATGGAGAGTAAAGTACGGTAGAGTTCTGGACGAATTGAGAAAAAAACTCGATTAA
- the tyrS gene encoding tyrosine--tRNA ligase, with protein sequence MINIESNKEKISDILTRGVEEVIDKDILEKKLLSGKKLRVKLGIDPTSPNIHIGRSIPLLKLKDFQELGHTVVFIIGDSTGIIGDTSDKESERPMLSKEIVQNNLQTYIEQAAKIIDVEKAEIYHNSEWLDKLTYQEIGRQAGVFSLNSFIMRENIRRRLDDGKRVSLRELLYPLMQGYDSVKVKADVEIGGTDQRFNLLAGRDLQREYGQEPQDVITNPLLEGLDGRKMSSSWGNTVNLLDTPNDMFGKIMSLKDEFIIRYFTFATRVPTEVINTYSDALKAKSNPRDIKMRLAYELVRMYNSENMAKQAQEFFVNTFSKKEIPDVVPEIKPSSYDVITVMVESGLSPSKSEARRLIEHKGVKINEAVMDDPKKVLKKDDIVQKGKRFFVKVI encoded by the coding sequence ATGATAAATATCGAAAGTAATAAGGAAAAAATATCCGATATACTTACACGCGGGGTTGAAGAAGTGATCGATAAAGATATTTTGGAGAAAAAACTCCTAAGCGGTAAGAAATTACGTGTAAAATTAGGTATTGATCCTACAAGCCCTAATATTCATATTGGGCGATCCATCCCACTTCTCAAGCTCAAAGATTTTCAGGAGCTTGGACATACAGTGGTATTCATTATAGGTGATTCTACTGGTATTATCGGAGATACTTCCGACAAGGAAAGCGAACGACCAATGCTGTCTAAGGAAATAGTCCAAAATAATCTCCAAACCTATATAGAACAAGCGGCAAAAATAATTGATGTGGAAAAGGCAGAGATATATCACAATAGTGAGTGGCTTGATAAGCTTACTTATCAGGAGATCGGAAGACAGGCAGGAGTCTTTTCGTTGAATTCTTTTATCATGCGTGAGAATATTCGCAGAAGATTGGATGACGGTAAAAGGGTTTCATTACGAGAATTACTTTATCCTCTTATGCAAGGATATGATTCGGTTAAGGTTAAAGCAGATGTTGAGATAGGTGGTACAGATCAAAGATTTAATCTACTTGCTGGTCGTGATCTACAACGTGAATACGGTCAAGAACCACAAGATGTGATAACTAATCCATTGTTAGAGGGTCTTGATGGAAGAAAGATGAGTTCGAGTTGGGGTAATACGGTTAATCTGTTAGATACGCCAAATGATATGTTTGGAAAAATCATGTCTCTGAAAGATGAATTTATCATCAGGTACTTTACTTTCGCTACTCGAGTCCCTACGGAAGTCATCAATACTTATTCTGATGCATTGAAAGCTAAATCAAATCCACGTGATATAAAAATGAGACTGGCTTATGAATTAGTAAGGATGTACAATTCAGAGAATATGGCCAAGCAGGCCCAAGAATTTTTCGTAAATACGTTTAGTAAAAAAGAGATCCCCGATGTCGTGCCCGAAATAAAGCCTAGTAGTTACGATGTCATCACTGTTATGGTCGAGTCCGGACTTTCTCCAAGTAAATCTGAGGCTCGACGTCTCATTGAGCATAAGGGAGTCAAGATTAATGAAGCCGTCATGGACGATCCAAAGAAGGTGCTTAAAAAAGACGATATCGTCCAGAAAGGAAAAAGGTTTTTCGTTAAGGTTATTTAA
- a CDS encoding aminotransferase class I/II-fold pyridoxal phosphate-dependent enzyme has protein sequence MIKKPNLSNYYQTRKVSVIRSVYEKLKERKDIVVPIDMALGNINRAMYPALIKRMRRLAGPQSPFNKGIVKYSSSAGYVETQKAFLKIFNASDLPIDNLYIQITDGASQAIEFCLLGISGNTEKNIGPILLFDPAYTSFEYMARRLNRRTISMVRIIQSDGIFEFPSIKKIEQFILKKKPNAMIIIPYDNPTGQLITQNQLEALARLCVRYNMWLVSDETYRELHYSKSKAPSIWRLSDETIPGIQGRRISLESASKVWNACGLRIGAIVTDNETFYEKSVAESTANVCPNVIGQYIFSALAKENKKDIKCWFDKQREYYQSIISFVSCDLKKKIPSIIISKPDAALYLVLDFKNIDPNFNAIDFINFCAKSGKSKYGNQYYTVLMTPLENFFKDKKLGRTMVRISFMDSINRIRILPNVLKDLLDQYFNTK, from the coding sequence ATGATTAAAAAACCTAATTTATCAAACTATTATCAGACTAGAAAAGTTTCCGTGATTAGATCTGTCTACGAGAAATTAAAAGAACGTAAAGATATTGTGGTGCCAATAGATATGGCGCTCGGAAACATCAATCGTGCGATGTATCCAGCGCTAATTAAGAGGATGAGAAGATTAGCTGGTCCTCAGAGTCCATTCAATAAAGGAATAGTCAAGTATTCTTCATCGGCAGGCTACGTTGAGACACAAAAAGCTTTTTTAAAGATATTCAATGCGAGCGACTTACCGATAGATAATCTCTATATTCAGATTACAGATGGCGCAAGTCAAGCAATAGAATTTTGCTTATTGGGTATTTCTGGAAACACAGAAAAAAATATTGGACCGATTTTATTATTTGATCCTGCATACACTTCATTTGAATACATGGCGAGAAGGTTAAATCGTAGAACTATATCCATGGTTCGTATAATCCAGTCAGATGGGATATTCGAATTTCCGTCTATAAAAAAGATCGAGCAATTCATATTAAAGAAAAAACCGAACGCGATGATAATTATTCCATACGATAATCCTACAGGACAACTCATTACTCAAAATCAACTAGAAGCTTTAGCGAGGCTTTGTGTTAGATATAACATGTGGCTAGTGAGTGATGAAACCTATCGTGAATTGCATTACTCGAAATCAAAAGCCCCAAGCATTTGGAGATTGTCCGATGAAACCATCCCAGGCATTCAAGGAAGACGAATTTCATTGGAGTCAGCTTCTAAGGTTTGGAATGCTTGTGGTTTGAGGATTGGCGCGATCGTAACTGACAACGAAACTTTTTACGAGAAGTCTGTTGCAGAAAGTACAGCGAATGTGTGCCCAAATGTAATTGGTCAATACATATTTTCAGCTTTAGCTAAAGAAAATAAGAAAGATATCAAATGTTGGTTTGATAAACAGAGGGAGTACTACCAATCTATCATTAGCTTTGTCTCCTGTGACCTTAAGAAGAAAATTCCTAGCATAATTATATCCAAACCTGATGCGGCTTTGTATCTTGTCTTAGATTTTAAAAATATAGATCCAAATTTTAATGCTATTGATTTTATAAATTTCTGTGCAAAATCTGGCAAATCAAAATACGGTAACCAATATTATACAGTTCTCATGACACCACTAGAAAATTTCTTTAAGGACAAGAAATTAGGTAGGACAATGGTTAGGATATCATTTATGGATTCGATAAACAGGATTCGTATCTTACCAAATGTATTGAAGGATCTCTTGGATCAGTACTTCAATACAAAGTGA